From the Papaver somniferum cultivar HN1 chromosome 2, ASM357369v1, whole genome shotgun sequence genome, the window CTGAAAAAGAGGCGGAAGTTGCGTTACGTGAAGTCTCGTTTAAAAATAAGATTTCGTTTACACCAAGAGGGTCACTTAGGTAGAGAAAGTTGCATTATATTCTTTAAATAAGTTCTCGGTTCAAGGGTTTGTGAAGCTagagggagggagggagggagagAATTGTATACTTTTTTTACACTTGGAAGAGGGAAGGATTATTATTGgtgaatccattttttttttaacattaaaagtttttttttctgtaGTTAAAACCAAATAAGTAATTATTTTTTACAGTGATGGTAAAATATTTCTTTTGAGATTACAAATAGAGGAGTTAGGGTTTTCACAGCCCCCTCCTCCTTTCTTTTTTATCTCttctcaacataaaaaaaaaaaaacatcattcaaACTGTGACTGAGTGATAATGGGAGGCTCTATTGGTTACTTCTATTTATCACACAAAGGGAAGGTTTTTACAAAAGGAAGACAAGGAGGAGGAGCTTATGGTCCGATCAAAAAATATATACGAGGTAAACAATTAAAAACCCGATCCGGTTTTAACTCCGGTTCTTTCTGCAGAattcttcattttgtttttctctttcttctttcttaaGATATGCGTCTCGTGAACTTGATCTGCGCGGATACGAACCTTCCACTGACTCAACAAcgtcaagatgatgatgatgacattGGCGATGAACATTTTATAGAAGGTCCGAATCGATCTCTTGAACGGGGTGAAGTTTTCTGAGGTGTGTGTTAAAAGAGGTGGTTTGTCTTTCTCGAGGGAGTTGTAAGGATTCAAAGATTGATGATCTTGGTTTCGATTTAGATTACCTGCTTGCGTCCATCCAGAGATCATAGAATGGTGAACGTTTGCTCTTTTTTTCTCTACTTTTGATGTTCTTTTACTTCCTTGAAAGAAAAAAAGCTTttcttttgtgtttgtttttctAGGTTGGAAGAATATGCTTCGTGCAGTGAAAACATTTTTTGGATAACATCAAATTTGGTCTTCTTAATGAAGTTGTGGCAAGGTTATAGATGTAACATTTTTGTAGGAGAGTTGAAATGATCATATTAATTCAAATAAAATTCAGCAACAACGACATGTTAAAATATATACCACCATTACCAAATTTAAAAATATTTCCTCTAAACATGTCGCTAATTTAGACACTTCCTAAATTATATCCTAAACAGAAGAACGAATAACGATTCTTAAGAATGCTGGGTTTTACATGAAAAACATGGATTTCAgccacaacaacaaaaaaaaaattcacgagGGGCGATTTTGGACGAGTTTATTTTAAGAAGAATATATGTTTTGAAACAAATTTGTCATCCTCATTGAAATCATTTTTAACAATTATGATGTATGTCTTAGAAGAGAAATTTATTTTGTTACTAATATGTCGAATATTTCATGTATTTGAATTTGTTAATTATAACATAATTAATTTCCACTAAACCTTACCAAATATCGAAGAACCCGTGCACTAAAACCACTTAATTATGCAATTTGTCTCATATTTAAGAACAACAAACATAAAAGTGTGATATTTCATTAAAGTTTTTGAGAAAAATGATATAAACATCATACAGTCTTTGCTATTGCATTGGTTTTTCGGTACTTGGTAAGGTTTTGTTCAATACAAATGTTTGATATCATCAATTGTCCAACTTGGACTTTAAATAGTGAGTGCATGCATTATTAAGTTTTGTCATttctttttatatataaataaatgAAGAAGATTgagtattttttttggttttctatGTTAAAACCTAGTTTATTTTTTGGTCTCAACAAAGTTGATTTCAAGTTTTTTGATCCCCAAATAGATAGCAAGGTGAAAGCCATCACGATCAGCCTACACCTCGGCATGTTGCTTCAATTATGACGAATATGTTTAGCAAAACCTGTCACAAAAGAACCTCCCCCATCTCTGACCATTCCCCCAATACCTAAAAAAAAAGTGTTAGAAAACAAATCGTTCGTATTTAACTTATGAAAACCATTCCTAGGATAATTCCACGTAACCAATATCTCATGCGTACAATTAGATTGATCATCTTTACGTGTAGCAGTGAACTAAAATTTTCTAACTCTCCTTATTGCCAAGACAAGAGTTTTAAGAAGAACAAACCTTTCTTTTCCATGAATCCACCTTTTTCTACTATTCCATATACACCAAACTACCTATATGGAATAATATAACTCCAACTAATGCCACCATTTTATATACCATAGAACACAACTGTTTTAAGACCCTTTCCTATCATTTATACAACAAAGTCCAAATAGGAGCAACAATACTACAATTGAGAAACAAGTGGTGCAAAGTTTTAAAGTAATTTTAACACAAGGAACAACCAGATATTGGAGCAATGTCATTCTTGTAAAAAGATTCATTTAAATTAAATTCGTTGTGGCACACCTCCCACCTTTCCTGATAGTAGTCTTTATATACCAGATTTTCTTTTGCTAATTTTCATTAATTCTTAAAGCTCGTGATAAGAAAATTCAGATGCACCTTCAGTTCGGAAACTTGAGAGGTTGGTGCACACTCCCTCACTCATACACCACATCGACAAGCAAGAGAAGCGATATATCAATGCTTTTGTCTTATTTCCATGGTTGTCTGACGTATTATAGTAGGACGAGTATTGATTAATAAGTTATCATATTTGCTTAAAATAAAGCTAGCGTCTTGTTTGGCATACTTGTCTGTTTTCTAGTCTATCGTGGGTTTGATACAATCTGTCTATGACCATTGAATATTTGCGTGTACAATTGAATCCGAAATCTTTATACTCATTGGTGGCTCTACTTCACCAATGAATTGAGTATTTTCTTTTATGCATTCCCCTGCTGATGTTCATTTCTTCTTGAAGTCAAGGCAGTAATTCGACAGAGTCAAACTCGATTGAATAAAGTCAACCTGGAAATTACTTTCCACCCAAATGTTTCCTTACTTTTACTTTTACGGGGTGTAAAAAAGTAAAATTAGTTAATTAGGGTTGGGAAGAAACATCCTGAATTAACCAATCTTCTTTTCAATGTGAAGTTCCCAGTAGAAACAGGAAGAAACTCCTCTCTTCTTCTATCCAAAATTGGAAAAACTCAAATTCATCATCAAATCCTCATAAAGGTTCCTCCTTTGATTCAAATTCATCTTCTCTGATCTATATCACTGGTTTTCTTAATGTCAATTTGGATTTACAGCCTTCTCTACATCTCTCAAAACATTCCAAAGGCGGCTCCTTTAGATTTCTTCATCAATTACTCAAAACGTACAAACTTTGATTGGATTCATAGTCTAGAACACTTATCATCTCTTAATTTGAAACTTGCGGATCTTTTTGTATTGATTTCAATCCATTAATCAATCAATCAGTCTGGATGAagagagcagcagcagcagcatcaatCTATATGTCCAGATTGCTAATTGCATATGCATAAGGTATCTCTCATCAATCAGGCTTTTTATTGTTATTTGTGAATccaattaaaaatttgaattggAACCGTATTGATTGTTTCATTTCAAAAACTTTAATATGAACTTGAATCCGTTAACAATTTGAATCCATATAGGTAGTTTTGTTAGGCTTCCCGGGTCATTTTGAATGATATTAACTTAAATTTTGAATGGTCTTGCTGTTTCTGACCGGTGTGTTTGCTAGGAAGGATCACCATGTGCTAGTATCATCAGCTTTGTGTATCACGTAGAATGAGCTTCCTGATATGTTCTTGAACCATTTTGCGAAAGAGGGTGTTGTTTATGCCATGTATGCAATTCTAGGACCAGGAAGGATTGATGGTTACCCGACGTTCCGCTCACACCAGCAATGTTGGCACAGCCCATCAGAAGGAGTCGTTATGATGTTGCCCGAAGGAACATTCCTGAAGGAAATCATTCATGAGGAAACCCAACCTGATAATCCCTTGATTCCGACACTGACAGAGAGTACGAGAAGGAGAACTCGTCTGAAGAGAGTAGGAGGTCGAAAAGATCTTGAACGATAGCCTTCCCGAGCACTTGAACAGCGAGATGGTAGAATAGGGAGGTTCCTCCAGTCACTGCAATAACAAAGCCGTTAGAAGCCATCCTTAAGATGCAGACACAAGAGAAAAGGATGAAAAATCTGGATATGAAGAAAAATAGCCTATGGATTAGTAACAATCAGGTCTCGTCTAGCTCACAGCAGAAATTGAATATGAATGATGGTTTTAGATGCTTATGTTACAATCTTAACTTAGGCATAAGCCTCGATCTTCAGAAATGTGGAAGTGCAAACTTGAGAAGGATTCCGTTCGCACTTTGACGAGAAATCACACACATCTGAAATAGAACCGACTGAAGCTTTCCAGAAGCCAAGAATGCAACATTAAATGATATGGTGAATTCCATGAGTAACAATATTTGGTCTGGTTTGGAAGAGAACTTGTTTTCACACCCTGTGTTAAATAATGATGGAGCTCAGTGAAAGAGAATCTGTTTTGGCATTTTCTAGTGAAAGTGAGTAGTGAAATCTGTACTTAATTATGCTTCCAACGGCCAGTTTTCGTAAGGAAAGGTTGTAGAGCATCACGGGTTATCAGATTATTCACTTGTTATAATGAAGAGGTTTGCAATGTTTGCTAGTTTCTTTTCGTTATCAACCAGCCTACGTTGGGAAGGAACGCCTCTGTCAGTCTTTGTAAGGTAACTGCAAGTTGCGTTATACTTCTTTGGAGAACCTCCTGGTTATTCTAAATCAGATTTCAAAGCAAAGCCTACATATGCTGCTATTCCAACTTAGCATCCGACATCGCCTCCATGTTTAAGGGTTCGGTTCGTGAAGGAAGAGGTAGTTCCTTTCTTATCCAGAGAGTTCCTCATGCTCTGCATCTGTCGGTAAGGAGCATCCTGGATCAAGTGGTGTTGATGATTCCCATTAGAAGTTAAAATTTTCTTAGGTGGAAGAGATCTAGATTTAAGATTGACCCTCTCTATCAAGCAATTCTTCAGTTACAagtgaaggaagaaaaaaaatggtgtgATTTCAGGCAAAAGCTTCTGGCCCGGAGTATATAGTATTACATAAAAACAGGAAAGTATCACTGACGGCTGCCTTGTAGCTTCATCAGAACATCAATCTCTCTGGTATGCTGACAACAGTGGAACTGTAGCATAACTTGGAGTAGTCACATCCACTCTGGTGGAACTGGACAGATTGTTACCACTAGTAGTGATAGGCGCTCACTTGTGTGTAACTTTAATCGGGAAAAGTTTCGAATTCACTGGATCCAcatcctaaactctgctgttcaAAGGATGGATGCTCATGCCCACCAGAAGCACTTGGAAGTGGAATACGGTGCAGATGTTGGTATAGGTCTGGGTCCAACTTTGGAATTTCTATACTTTGGCTAGTCACGAATTTCAGAAACTAGGCTTGCGAATGTGGTGGGAAGATTGCCGTTAGAAGCCATCCTTAATTATTCTGTCAAGCACATCTCATGTACATCTGTGTCCAGTTCCTTTTTATCCTCCTAGCTTTGTTTTATCCTCGACCAAGGGATTTGTTTGAGTAAATTATCTTCTCCCTTAAATAACCTTCACTGCGGGAATATGAAGAGTACTGTCAATTCTGTGTGATGCAGCAGGTTGAGAGAGCTGAAAGATGAATGGGCGAGGAAGTATATGATGCTGTATCTTCTGCTTTGCTGGAGAGGCATCAGATAAACGCCAGTGGAAGATATCCAGTCTGGGAGTTTCAAGGAAGGAAGGCTAGCATAAGGATGCACAGAATATAAGGGATTTATTTGAACGTTTAGGCTCATTAGGATGTACTTCGGCAGTTAGTTGATCTGATAGGAATCTCATCCATCCTGGAGGTCAGTAACAATTGCAAAATTTCCTTTTCTGCCAAGGATAAGGATGATAAATTGATAATCTCCTGAGTTTTGACGAGGTGTTCATCTGCAGGTGTTGGTTTGACTCCTTGGCGCCAATGATCGTATCTATCCTAATTTCATACACGTGATGGAGTGGCCAGCTAATAGCAATTTGCTAGAAATTATTGTGGACAAACTGAACCCATCAGTAAGTTTCAAAATCTCATATTTCCAGGTGTGGTTAAAAGTTTTTTTATGAAAGAGTACAAGCCTTATGTTTATGACGTTTTAATGGATTCAGAGTTCTCCTGAGGCTCAAGCTAATACAGCAGAAACACTTGGCGCCATGTGGATCTCTTTGTTGGATTCAGAAAGAGCAACTTATTCTCCATTAGTTCACTTAATTCGAAGTCTATTAATCGGGAGACTGTTAGTTCCATGTTCAAAACTTGGTATGTTCTTATCTTAATGATGATTAGGGCAAGCATTTGgcatgggtttgtttgtaatcttGTGAAGTGAGTGATGCTCTTTTTATAGTGGGTTGCACTTCTTTGCTTTATTTTGCATACCCAGTTATTGCTCTTCGCAAGTGCTGATTGATATTCCTGGATTTTTCCCTGTTTAGTTCTTTTTGCTTCATTAGTCTTTGATGATGTCTGTAtgtgatgaatgaatgaatgtctGTTGATTGGTTTACTTTCTGGGAAATACTCTATTTGTTCTTATTGTTGTTTCATCAGTGCATTTGATATCTCTGTCCATCCGTTTATGTGCAGGAGACTTGCTTAAGCTTTTGAATGTATGCTCTGATAGTATGGTCTTACCTGCCACATATGGGTTAACAAAAGCATCCTCTTGGGAAGCATCGTATCAAGGAGGTAGCCATTACAATTTTCATGAATTTTGATTCATATAGACGAGATACTAAAACCATAAGTGTCTGCGATCTTTGTTTgatatgtttaattt encodes:
- the LOC113347614 gene encoding uncharacterized protein LOC113347614, encoding MEWPANSNLLEIIVDKLNPSSSPEAQANTAETLGAMWISLLDSERATYSPLVHLIRSLLIGRLLVPCSKLGDLLKLLNVCSDSMVLPATYGLTKASSWEASYQGGEHHVSLPWFKEGS